A single window of Tuberibacillus sp. Marseille-P3662 DNA harbors:
- a CDS encoding flavin monoamine oxidase family protein, with amino-acid sequence MTQYRQDERSIIRNGLPKTPKPKDVIIVGAGMSGLVSASLLKEAGHRVTLLEASDRIGGRVMTKYAPFSDGLYMEAGAMRIPIDHRLVWEYIQKFNLPINRFINATANDLIYVNGVKTRWKNYEQNPSLLGYPVANHEQGITASELVEYAVQPFLTQFRQTPPHLRHHMKTAFDQYSFANYFRYNPYGRSLSPAAIEMIEQLLAVDGFPELSFIEILFELFTTVFNPDTQFYEITGGNERLPASFYPQLKDSLYFNHCVKKISQNAGRMTIAAQNTQSGYLEHFSADKVVMTLPFSILKFVQFDPIDVLSYKKRTAIHSLHYVPSTKIGIEFNQRFWEKDGIYGGKMVTDLPTRFTIYPSHDLGSNGSGVVIASYTWEDDSTPWASLSEHEQIIQALKILAEVHGDQVYESFVNGVVQNWGNHPYSGGGFTFFKPNQRSELGPHLSARENHIHFAGEHTSDYHGWIEGAIQSGIRAAIEINSGETMY; translated from the coding sequence ATGACTCAATACCGGCAGGACGAGCGATCAATCATAAGGAATGGTTTACCGAAGACGCCGAAACCCAAAGACGTTATCATCGTTGGTGCAGGTATGTCAGGACTGGTTTCAGCTTCATTATTAAAGGAAGCCGGGCATCGTGTCACTCTGCTTGAAGCATCAGATCGAATCGGCGGACGCGTCATGACTAAGTATGCCCCGTTCTCGGATGGTCTTTATATGGAAGCAGGGGCTATGCGCATTCCAATCGACCATAGGTTAGTTTGGGAATATATCCAAAAGTTCAACCTCCCCATTAACCGCTTTATCAACGCCACAGCCAATGATCTGATATATGTCAATGGTGTCAAAACACGTTGGAAAAATTACGAACAGAATCCCAGCTTATTGGGCTATCCTGTAGCAAACCATGAACAAGGAATAACTGCTTCAGAACTTGTAGAATATGCTGTCCAACCGTTTTTAACACAGTTCAGGCAAACCCCTCCCCATCTCCGTCATCACATGAAAACAGCCTTTGACCAATACTCGTTTGCGAACTATTTTCGCTACAATCCATACGGAAGGAGCTTATCTCCGGCCGCCATTGAAATGATTGAACAGCTTCTTGCCGTTGATGGATTTCCGGAATTATCTTTTATTGAAATTTTATTCGAATTGTTTACGACCGTTTTTAATCCTGACACACAGTTTTATGAAATCACCGGGGGAAATGAGCGTCTCCCTGCTTCATTTTATCCGCAGCTTAAAGACAGTCTATATTTCAATCACTGTGTCAAAAAGATCAGTCAAAACGCCGGCCGTATGACGATTGCCGCTCAAAACACACAATCTGGATATCTTGAACACTTTTCTGCTGACAAAGTTGTCATGACCCTTCCATTTTCCATCCTTAAATTTGTGCAATTCGATCCTATAGACGTGCTATCTTACAAAAAACGCACCGCGATCCATAGTCTGCATTATGTACCCTCGACGAAAATCGGTATTGAATTCAATCAACGCTTTTGGGAGAAAGACGGTATCTATGGTGGAAAAATGGTCACCGATCTTCCAACGCGCTTCACCATCTATCCAAGTCATGACCTTGGATCAAACGGTTCAGGCGTTGTTATCGCGAGTTATACTTGGGAAGACGACAGTACCCCATGGGCTAGTCTTTCTGAACATGAACAAATCATTCAAGCTTTGAAGATTTTAGCAGAGGTTCACGGTGATCAAGTATATGAAAGCTTTGTCAATGGCGTGGTGCAAAATTGGGGCAATCACCCGTATTCCGGAGGTGGTTTTACTTTTTTTAAACCTAATCAACGATCAGAATTAGGGCCACATCTATCTGCACGGGAAAATCACATTCATTTCGCCGGAGAACATACATCAGATTATCATGGCTGGATTGAAGGCGCGATACAGTCTGGAATTCGTGCTGCCATTGAAATCAACTCAGGAGAGACAATGTATTAA
- a CDS encoding YjcZ family sporulation protein: MVGPYRHGANESFGANAGFGGNPMYGANAGFGGNPMHGANAGFGGNPMYGANAGFGGNPMYGANAEFGGNPMHGANAPYTANMSCGAKSHCGNYGGGGNTFALIVVLFILLIIVGTAYVC; encoded by the coding sequence ATGGTAGGACCATATAGACACGGAGCTAATGAATCATTTGGCGCAAACGCAGGTTTTGGTGGTAATCCAATGTACGGAGCTAACGCAGGATTCGGTGGCAATCCAATGCATGGAGCTAACGCTGGATTCGGTGGCAATCCAATGTATGGAGCCAATGCTGGATTCGGTGGCAATCCAATGTACGGAGCTAACGCTGAGTTTGGAGGCAATCCGATGCACGGTGCTAATGCCCCATATACTGCAAACATGTCGTGCGGAGCCAAATCTCATTGCGGCAACTATGGCGGTGGAGGGAACACATTTGCATTAATTGTCGTTCTTTTCATCCTTTTAATCATTGTCGGTACAGCTTACGTTTGTTAA
- the fabI gene encoding enoyl-ACP reductase FabI — translation MGISLQGHTYVIMGVANQRSIAWGVAEALHHAGARLIFTYSRERSGEKVKKLVEKLDGAVDPMVLQCNVADEEQIETAFRTIQEQVGVISGVIHSVAYANTEELNGEYVNTSREGYLMAQEISSYSLAAVARFARPIMSEGGSIVAMSYIGGERVVQNYNVMGVAKAALEASVKYLANDLGKDGIRVNAISAGPIRTISAKGVSGFNDILKDIEDNAPLRRPVTKEDVGNTTLFLMSELSKGITGEIIHVDSGYNII, via the coding sequence ATGGGAATATCATTACAAGGACATACGTATGTCATTATGGGTGTTGCTAACCAACGCAGCATAGCTTGGGGCGTCGCGGAAGCGCTGCATCATGCAGGAGCTCGTTTGATTTTTACATACAGTAGAGAACGATCTGGAGAGAAAGTGAAAAAATTAGTGGAAAAGCTTGATGGAGCTGTGGATCCCATGGTTTTACAATGTAATGTGGCCGACGAGGAACAGATTGAAACAGCTTTTCGAACGATTCAAGAACAAGTGGGTGTCATAAGCGGTGTGATTCACTCTGTTGCGTATGCTAATACCGAAGAACTTAATGGGGAGTATGTCAATACCTCCCGTGAAGGCTATTTAATGGCTCAAGAAATCAGTTCATATTCACTCGCAGCTGTGGCTCGATTCGCTCGGCCGATTATGTCTGAAGGGGGAAGTATTGTCGCGATGTCCTATATCGGCGGTGAGCGGGTCGTGCAAAATTATAATGTGATGGGAGTGGCCAAAGCCGCCTTAGAAGCCAGTGTTAAGTACTTAGCCAATGACCTTGGCAAAGATGGAATCCGGGTTAACGCTATATCTGCGGGGCCGATTCGTACGATATCTGCCAAAGGAGTGTCTGGCTTCAATGACATTTTAAAGGATATCGAAGACAACGCTCCTTTACGCCGACCGGTAACAAAAGAGGATGTTGGCAACACAACCTTGTTTTTAATGAGTGAATTATCGAAGGGGATTACTGGTGAAATCATTCATGTTGACAGTGGGTATAATATTATTTGA
- a CDS encoding YjcZ family sporulation protein has translation MGYFGGYGSGFGGYGGGGYGGSSCGGGCHGGGGAGGGFAIIVVLFILLIIVGVTYVQ, from the coding sequence ATGGGTTACTTTGGCGGTTACGGATCTGGATTTGGCGGCTACGGTGGTGGCGGCTACGGTGGTAGCAGCTGCGGTGGTGGATGCCACGGCGGCGGAGGCGCTGGTGGCGGTTTTGCCATTATCGTCGTTCTGTTCATCTTACTCATCATTGTTGGTGTCACTTACGTTCAATAA
- a CDS encoding FtsW/RodA/SpoVE family cell cycle protein encodes MSQNDPKLTTKIDYTLIFVVFLLGLTSLIAISQAPDPDGNLTITSVIQKQILWYVVGSVVCVVVFIFDYDKLQNLAWFVYGFVLLLLVSLIAFKLGIPVPFAHESNGAYSWFQLPGIGTIQPAEFMKVALIIALGQIIYRHRDTYDHPSGKQDLLLVGKIFITAFPPFALVLIQPDLGTALILFAITFFLIFVSGIRWRWLLMMITLVILGVALFFYLFFNHPDILNTILEKHQLNRFSAWLNPNEYSNNIGYQLLHSLTSIGSGQLYGRGIESTSVILPFGHTDFIFAVIAGHFGFFGASVVISLLFMLIYRIVNAALATHDPFGTYICTGIIGMLTFTIFENIGMTLQVMPITGIPLPFLSYGGSALLNNMIAIGLVLSIEARSRRYMFD; translated from the coding sequence ATGAGTCAAAATGACCCCAAGTTAACAACCAAAATTGATTATACGTTGATTTTCGTCGTTTTTTTATTAGGCTTGACAAGTTTAATTGCGATTTCACAGGCTCCGGACCCAGATGGGAACTTGACGATTACATCTGTCATTCAAAAGCAAATTTTATGGTATGTCGTCGGTTCTGTCGTCTGCGTTGTCGTATTTATATTTGATTACGACAAATTGCAAAACCTCGCATGGTTTGTCTACGGATTCGTCCTATTATTATTAGTGAGCTTAATTGCCTTCAAATTGGGTATCCCTGTGCCTTTTGCTCATGAATCCAATGGGGCTTACAGCTGGTTCCAATTACCAGGAATCGGAACGATTCAGCCGGCTGAATTTATGAAGGTCGCACTCATCATTGCCTTAGGACAAATTATTTACCGGCACCGTGACACTTATGATCATCCAAGTGGCAAACAAGATTTGCTCTTAGTCGGGAAAATTTTCATTACGGCTTTCCCGCCGTTTGCCCTTGTTTTGATTCAACCCGATTTAGGAACGGCACTTATATTGTTTGCAATCACGTTTTTTCTTATTTTTGTGTCTGGGATTCGTTGGCGATGGCTGCTGATGATGATCACCTTGGTTATTTTAGGTGTTGCTTTATTTTTTTACTTATTTTTCAACCATCCAGACATTTTAAACACCATTCTTGAAAAGCACCAATTGAACCGGTTTTCCGCTTGGTTGAACCCTAATGAATACTCTAATAATATCGGCTATCAACTCTTGCATTCATTGACATCCATTGGATCAGGCCAACTTTATGGACGAGGAATAGAGAGCACGTCCGTGATTTTACCTTTTGGCCATACGGACTTTATCTTCGCAGTCATTGCCGGCCATTTCGGCTTTTTTGGCGCCAGCGTTGTCATATCACTGCTATTTATGCTGATTTATCGAATTGTCAATGCCGCTTTAGCAACCCATGATCCGTTTGGGACTTATATCTGCACAGGTATCATCGGCATGCTGACCTTCACGATTTTTGAGAACATCGGCATGACGCTTCAAGTCATGCCGATCACCGGCATCCCGCTTCCGTTTCTTAGTTATGGCGGTAGTGCCCTGCTCAATAACATGATTGCCATTGGTCTCGTCTTAAGTATTGAAGCCCGGTCACGGCGTTATATGTTTGATTAG
- a CDS encoding pyridoxamine 5'-phosphate oxidase family protein — MSGERRLQQQFDSEAKALAFYDKQMLDYLNDAMQSFIKRIGMVFLATADGEGQTDCSIKTGAPGFIKIVDKQTLLFPEYKGNGVMASLGNLVENPHLTLLFIDFFQHQVGLHVNGSAVILSEADAYHLHPELPNHQSITTWVKITVEEAYIHCSKNIPLLQHVSQPSGTKSGDFFHVARDHKE; from the coding sequence ATGAGTGGAGAACGAAGGCTGCAACAGCAGTTTGACAGTGAAGCAAAAGCCCTTGCTTTTTATGATAAGCAAATGCTAGATTATCTTAATGATGCGATGCAATCCTTTATCAAGAGGATTGGCATGGTATTTTTGGCAACCGCTGATGGTGAAGGACAAACAGATTGTTCTATTAAAACCGGTGCACCAGGATTTATAAAAATCGTCGATAAGCAGACCTTACTGTTTCCGGAATACAAAGGGAACGGGGTGATGGCGAGTCTAGGTAATTTGGTTGAAAATCCTCACTTAACGTTGTTGTTTATCGATTTTTTTCAACATCAAGTTGGCTTGCATGTGAATGGCTCAGCAGTCATCCTTTCAGAAGCAGACGCCTATCACTTACATCCGGAACTCCCGAATCATCAATCGATCACAACGTGGGTTAAGATTACCGTCGAGGAAGCCTACATTCATTGTTCGAAAAATATTCCGTTACTACAGCATGTTAGTCAGCCAAGTGGGACTAAATCTGGGGACTTTTTTCATGTAGCAAGGGATCATAAGGAATAA
- a CDS encoding cation:proton antiporter family protein: MTHAQSFESLVIVVLAAFITPILLNRFRLHFIPVVVAEIIAGIIIGKTGFDIIDAGSFLDTLSTLGFIYLLFLSGVEIDFSVFAQNKKKDKKKQEPNGPILALLIFTSILLLSYVISLGIVWLGFSNNEYILTLVISTISLGIVVPTLKDSGILKSSVGQNILLITVVGDLATMILLAVFVSVSGGASGSTWLLLILFAAGVLLYLLGKFFKSRSFMETMTRGTIQIDIRAVFTLIIVLVGLASQLGTEIILGSFLAGVLVSLLSPNPTMVQKLDSFGYGFLIPIFFVMIGVDLNLRSLLTDPEVLMLIPLLFVAFVVAKLIPSLILRKWYDWKTVLSIGSLISAKLTLVIAAARIAEQMGMIATKTASAIILVGVLSCIMGPIVFKKLFPFASDDAKQSVAFIGANQITLPLSLELDNEDYETFMYHKKQGKKEDSFAQSQDQKFAITELPDYNVKTLDGLKVFDADILVFATGDSHTNAELACAAKERGVERVIARIERPDTRKDLKEQNIDTFATMLSTKTILKAMVESPNIIDILTKEDTGLYEVPMQNPKYEHTELREFPFLGDAIIVRIFRGNDSIIPHGDTQLHMDDHLVVSGSKEHVEKLKRMLCTQ; this comes from the coding sequence ATGACTCATGCACAATCATTTGAATCACTGGTTATTGTTGTCCTTGCCGCCTTTATCACACCGATTTTGCTCAATCGGTTTCGCTTGCATTTTATACCTGTCGTAGTTGCAGAAATTATTGCCGGGATTATTATTGGCAAAACAGGCTTTGACATTATTGATGCCGGTTCATTTCTGGATACTCTGTCAACGCTCGGTTTCATTTACCTCTTATTTTTAAGTGGTGTTGAAATCGATTTTTCCGTTTTTGCACAAAATAAAAAGAAAGACAAAAAAAAGCAAGAACCCAATGGACCTATTCTGGCTTTACTGATTTTTACTTCAATCTTATTGCTATCCTATGTGATATCTTTGGGGATCGTCTGGTTAGGGTTCAGTAACAATGAATATATTTTAACTTTGGTTATTTCAACGATCTCACTAGGGATTGTTGTTCCGACGCTTAAGGATTCAGGCATTTTAAAATCAAGTGTCGGGCAAAATATTTTGCTGATCACTGTCGTCGGGGATCTTGCAACCATGATCTTACTCGCGGTGTTTGTATCAGTTTCTGGAGGGGCAAGCGGGAGTACATGGTTGTTACTCATTTTATTTGCTGCAGGTGTGTTACTTTACTTATTAGGTAAATTCTTTAAATCACGGTCGTTTATGGAGACAATGACTCGAGGAACGATTCAGATTGATATTCGCGCTGTTTTCACGTTGATTATCGTGCTTGTGGGTCTGGCGAGTCAGCTTGGAACGGAGATCATTCTCGGTTCTTTCTTAGCGGGGGTGCTTGTGTCTCTATTATCACCTAATCCAACCATGGTTCAGAAGCTGGATTCATTTGGCTATGGCTTTTTAATTCCGATCTTCTTTGTAATGATTGGCGTTGATCTTAATTTGCGATCATTGCTTACGGATCCTGAAGTTCTGATGCTGATTCCATTGTTATTCGTAGCGTTTGTAGTTGCGAAATTGATTCCGAGCCTTATTTTACGTAAATGGTATGATTGGAAGACGGTACTCAGTATCGGCAGCTTAATTTCAGCTAAACTGACTCTGGTTATTGCCGCAGCCCGAATCGCTGAACAAATGGGTATGATTGCCACGAAAACAGCATCAGCCATTATTCTTGTCGGGGTTCTTAGCTGCATTATGGGACCGATTGTCTTTAAAAAATTGTTCCCGTTTGCTTCGGATGATGCCAAGCAATCTGTGGCTTTTATCGGGGCTAACCAGATTACGTTACCACTATCTTTGGAACTCGATAACGAAGACTACGAAACCTTTATGTATCACAAAAAACAGGGTAAGAAGGAAGACAGCTTCGCTCAAAGTCAAGACCAGAAATTCGCTATTACGGAGCTGCCTGATTATAATGTTAAGACTTTGGATGGCTTAAAAGTTTTTGATGCCGATATTTTAGTGTTTGCAACCGGTGATAGTCACACGAATGCAGAATTAGCTTGTGCTGCAAAAGAACGTGGGGTCGAGCGGGTGATTGCTCGAATTGAAAGACCAGATACACGAAAAGATTTGAAGGAACAAAACATTGATACTTTTGCAACAATGTTGTCGACAAAAACCATCTTAAAAGCCATGGTTGAATCACCGAATATTATTGATATCTTAACAAAAGAAGATACGGGCTTATATGAAGTACCGATGCAGAATCCCAAATACGAGCACACAGAGCTTCGTGAGTTTCCATTTTTGGGTGATGCCATTATTGTCCGGATTTTCAGGGGCAACGATTCGATTATTCCTCACGGTGATACTCAGTTACATATGGACGATCACTTGGTTGTCTCAGGGAGTAAAGAGCATGTTGAAAAACTTAAGCGGATGCTATGTACACAATAA
- a CDS encoding YtxH domain-containing protein: MTEQNDQTNNSSLNVKDFLIGGLIGGIVGASTAFLTAPKPGKDVRRDLADQSVAIKNRSSDFARTVSEQSSKVSDKAKELKARFNQDDQTDQEVPVDDDDDEIATTKEQEPVELR; encoded by the coding sequence ATGACAGAACAAAATGATCAAACGAATAACAGTAGCCTTAATGTTAAGGATTTTTTAATTGGAGGCTTAATCGGCGGCATTGTTGGAGCGTCAACCGCCTTTCTAACAGCGCCAAAACCAGGTAAAGATGTTCGCAGAGATCTTGCTGACCAATCTGTCGCCATCAAAAACCGTTCATCTGATTTTGCTAGAACCGTTTCTGAACAATCTTCTAAAGTCAGTGACAAAGCTAAAGAATTAAAAGCTCGATTTAATCAGGACGATCAAACTGATCAGGAAGTTCCCGTCGACGATGACGATGATGAAATCGCGACGACAAAGGAACAGGAACCCGTTGAATTAAGATAG
- a CDS encoding YjcG family protein, with protein MRYGIAMFPSKELQDKANAYRKRYDPHYSNVPPHITLKEPFELENDEIDLMIKQFRSIADNHEPVDIEVKKVSSFHPVNNVIYFKIDEHPNLMRLQENLHENELGDDREYQFVPHITIAQDLSDEEHADILQSLKMMDVHHKETIDRFQLLYQLDNESWTVYETFHLQKKGK; from the coding sequence ATGAGATACGGAATTGCAATGTTTCCATCAAAAGAATTACAAGATAAAGCAAACGCCTATCGAAAACGCTATGACCCCCATTACTCCAATGTGCCACCGCATATCACACTTAAAGAGCCGTTTGAGCTTGAAAACGACGAGATTGACCTCATGATCAAACAATTTCGCAGCATCGCTGATAACCACGAACCCGTTGATATTGAGGTAAAAAAAGTGAGCTCCTTTCATCCCGTCAATAATGTGATTTATTTCAAAATCGATGAGCATCCGAATTTGATGCGTTTACAAGAGAATCTGCATGAAAACGAATTAGGGGATGATCGTGAATATCAATTTGTCCCACACATTACAATTGCTCAGGATCTTTCTGACGAGGAACATGCTGACATCCTGCAAAGCTTAAAAATGATGGATGTCCATCACAAAGAAACGATCGACCGCTTTCAACTTCTTTATCAATTGGACAATGAATCGTGGACTGTCTATGAAACGTTTCATTTGCAAAAGAAAGGAAAGTAA
- a CDS encoding SGNH/GDSL hydrolase family protein yields the protein MVKRLGLFVIGFSLIVVIIQVAIPSADGRFEQADATPEKRPFLIVAGLDSLTNGALTHKTKSRYLDTLIPQMHKTYGDGGPGYVPFDSIYFKQDHHQLKMSRRLKEINDLEPGQYPSQYSFDLKGLYTNKGRSDWLRFDLKKDWTYGRVFYLQQPDGGSFKIGYRHQKFIQVDTGGSLSLKTIELPKHVQDRQVVIRHISGKVTLFGGIFLKNGGVAVSRIGQGGDLLRWHAQLNNAFMKQWLQQLKPDLLIFNGGTNDRYRSSVGEFRRHLRHYLKPFEASKCQILINAPNAVKYKQKRLLNFIHSMKAYAKQHNDAFISNQKVLGNTFQEAQQAGYMGDWVHPNHRGTKKIGNQLFFYIREHVLPSYKKEHAGF from the coding sequence GTGGTAAAAAGATTGGGCTTATTCGTTATTGGTTTTAGTCTCATTGTTGTCATTATACAAGTAGCGATTCCTTCAGCTGATGGACGTTTTGAACAAGCTGATGCGACGCCAGAAAAGCGGCCGTTCTTGATTGTTGCAGGACTTGATAGTTTAACCAACGGTGCTCTGACTCATAAAACAAAAAGCCGGTACTTGGATACATTAATCCCCCAAATGCATAAGACTTATGGGGACGGGGGACCAGGTTATGTCCCGTTTGACAGTATTTATTTTAAGCAGGATCATCATCAATTAAAGATGTCTCGGCGATTAAAGGAAATTAATGATTTAGAGCCGGGTCAATATCCTTCACAATATTCATTTGATTTAAAGGGACTGTATACGAATAAGGGGCGATCTGATTGGTTGCGTTTCGATCTCAAAAAGGACTGGACATACGGCCGTGTGTTCTATTTACAACAACCCGATGGCGGAAGCTTTAAAATAGGGTATCGTCATCAGAAGTTCATTCAGGTCGATACAGGCGGATCATTAAGTTTAAAAACCATTGAACTGCCTAAGCATGTTCAGGATCGTCAAGTGGTCATCCGGCATATATCTGGCAAAGTGACCCTTTTTGGCGGGATATTTTTAAAAAATGGCGGGGTAGCCGTTAGTCGCATCGGACAAGGGGGGGATTTGTTACGCTGGCATGCTCAATTGAACAATGCCTTTATGAAACAATGGCTTCAGCAGCTCAAGCCTGATTTGCTGATTTTTAACGGCGGGACAAACGATAGGTACAGAAGCTCAGTGGGTGAATTTAGACGCCACTTGAGGCACTATCTCAAGCCATTTGAAGCAAGCAAATGTCAGATTCTTATCAATGCACCCAATGCCGTCAAGTATAAACAAAAGCGATTATTAAATTTTATTCATTCGATGAAAGCCTATGCAAAACAGCATAATGATGCATTCATATCTAATCAAAAGGTCCTCGGGAATACATTTCAGGAGGCACAACAAGCGGGGTATATGGGAGACTGGGTTCATCCCAATCACCGTGGTACAAAAAAAATCGGGAATCAATTGTTTTTCTATATAAGAGAACATGTTTTACCCTCCTACAAAAAAGAACACGCCGGCTTCTAG
- a CDS encoding thiol-disulfide oxidoreductase DCC family protein: MSQKPTLKVFYDGWCPMCTRAMRAMRKMDRLGNIEFISFRTEGVMETYQLHGMDVEDRIYSIRKRDGQSFSGIATILEITKRIPIYIALVPFIWLSMKVGLGQKLYRFIADRRSIVPVGQCDDGQCQVHFQDNQDD, from the coding sequence ATGTCTCAGAAGCCAACGCTAAAAGTTTTTTATGATGGCTGGTGCCCGATGTGTACGCGCGCCATGAGAGCGATGCGTAAGATGGATCGACTAGGGAACATTGAATTCATTTCCTTTCGAACTGAAGGTGTCATGGAAACGTATCAATTACACGGAATGGATGTTGAAGACCGGATCTATAGTATACGGAAACGAGATGGTCAAAGCTTTTCAGGGATTGCAACAATCTTGGAAATCACTAAGCGTATCCCGATCTATATTGCTTTGGTTCCGTTCATTTGGCTATCTATGAAAGTCGGACTTGGGCAAAAGTTGTACCGATTCATTGCGGATCGTCGGAGCATTGTTCCTGTAGGACAATGTGATGACGGACAGTGTCAAGTTCATTTTCAAGACAATCAAGATGATTAA
- a CDS encoding GNAT family N-acetyltransferase produces the protein MNRPVIIVESKKQYDDALNVRNEVFVHEQNVPADLEIDEFEDDSTHFVTYEQDKPIGAGRLRHIDQVGKVERICVLKAYRGHKVGQAIMCAIESSAKKQGFHTLKLNAQNHAIKFYQQLGYDVCSDEFMDAGIPHVQMTKSL, from the coding sequence ATGAACAGGCCCGTAATCATCGTAGAATCTAAAAAACAATATGATGACGCTTTGAATGTCCGGAACGAAGTGTTTGTGCATGAACAAAACGTTCCCGCTGATCTTGAGATCGATGAATTTGAAGACGACTCGACACATTTTGTCACTTATGAACAAGACAAACCCATCGGTGCTGGACGGCTTCGCCACATTGATCAAGTTGGCAAAGTTGAACGGATTTGTGTATTAAAGGCTTACCGGGGACATAAGGTGGGACAGGCCATCATGTGCGCCATTGAATCGTCCGCAAAAAAACAGGGGTTTCATACCCTTAAACTAAACGCCCAGAACCACGCTATCAAGTTCTATCAACAGTTGGGGTATGACGTTTGTTCTGATGAATTTATGGACGCGGGTATTCCTCACGTACAGATGACAAAATCTTTATAA
- a CDS encoding DUF421 domain-containing protein, giving the protein MEYLSLTIELIAGYFSLLGATKIMGRTSLSEATPFDFVAAIVLGEFVGNAVYDSEVDIWRILFAVALWAVLILAIDLITMKFNITRNLFESKPSLLIKNGVVDRKEMKKRRMDINRLQTLLRDKEVFSFREIEYAIYEPNGKVTVLKKPMYQNVVRSDMNLPSQSKRLPLLLINDGVLIKRNLLQMGQDEQWLLNELNQRGINAITDVMLAEWSQEDGLLVQKLDNA; this is encoded by the coding sequence ATGGAATATCTTAGTTTAACAATTGAATTGATCGCCGGATACTTTTCACTTCTGGGCGCAACGAAGATTATGGGCCGAACCTCCCTCTCTGAGGCGACCCCTTTTGACTTCGTTGCGGCCATCGTCTTAGGGGAATTCGTCGGAAATGCGGTCTACGACTCTGAAGTGGATATCTGGCGGATTTTATTTGCCGTTGCTTTATGGGCTGTACTGATCCTTGCCATTGATCTCATTACGATGAAATTTAACATCACCAGAAACCTATTTGAAAGTAAGCCATCTCTACTTATCAAAAACGGGGTCGTTGACCGGAAAGAAATGAAAAAACGCCGAATGGACATCAATCGCCTGCAAACATTGTTAAGAGATAAGGAGGTTTTTTCATTCCGGGAAATTGAATACGCGATTTACGAACCCAATGGCAAAGTGACTGTGCTAAAAAAACCTATGTACCAGAATGTTGTTAGAAGTGATATGAACCTACCCAGTCAATCAAAAAGGCTCCCCCTGCTACTAATTAATGATGGGGTTCTCATTAAACGAAACTTGCTGCAAATGGGACAAGATGAGCAGTGGCTCCTCAATGAGTTAAATCAGCGCGGAATTAACGCCATCACTGATGTCATGTTAGCAGAATGGAGTCAAGAGGATGGACTGTTGGTCCAAAAATTAGATAACGCTTAA
- a CDS encoding CBO0543 family protein, protein MSDRKILKGLLVIGLISFPFTVKKPRTLEWMFIYVAQSILGSLLGNLAVANKLIAYPVRISRKYHTSLIYECLFYPMMGVIYNRWTRTSKGMFIKLLMLVVPTTILEMIFEKYTRLVKYIRWNGWATFLSVSLSLLFMRALGSIVRRWTKGQSQP, encoded by the coding sequence ATGTCAGACAGGAAAATTTTAAAAGGGCTATTAGTTATAGGGTTAATTTCATTCCCTTTTACAGTTAAAAAACCGAGGACTTTGGAATGGATGTTCATTTATGTCGCTCAATCAATATTGGGCAGTTTGTTGGGAAACTTAGCTGTGGCCAATAAGTTGATCGCTTATCCGGTTCGCATTTCTCGAAAATATCATACATCACTTATCTACGAATGCCTCTTTTATCCAATGATGGGGGTTATCTATAATCGATGGACACGTACATCCAAGGGAATGTTCATAAAATTATTAATGCTGGTTGTGCCGACGACCATCTTAGAGATGATTTTCGAAAAATATACCCGGCTTGTTAAATATATCCGTTGGAATGGATGGGCCACCTTTTTAAGCGTATCCCTAAGCTTACTTTTCATGCGTGCATTGGGCAGTATCGTTCGGCGATGGACAAAAGGACAATCGCAGCCATGA